Below is a genomic region from Spongiibacter nanhainus.
CAATCTGCAGGGCAGCGTTGATACCAGCACCGGCAAAGCCAATATCGGCATCGATCTGAGCAGCGTCAATACCGGTATAGATATCCGCGACGAGCGGATGCGCACCTATTTGTTCGATACTGCCAATAATTCCCAGGCAACCTTTACGGCTACCGTAGACATGGCGACGCTCCAGGACCTAAAGGCCGGGGAGCAATCTGTGGTGAAACTTGAGGGTGAGTTGAATCTGGCTGGCCAGAGTAATTCTGTCGCTATCGACGCAGATGTGACGCGTTTGACAGGAGGTGGTTACCAGGTGGCGACTCGAGCCCCGGTGATCCTAAAGGTCGATGCCTTTGGCCTGACGCCAGGTGTGGCCAAACTTCAGGAATTGGCAGGCTTGAACAGCATCAGTGTTGCCGTACCGGTAACCTTCTCTGTGGTATTTCGCTAACACCCTTCGCTGTGGTTAATCCCGGCGCAGTGAATCATTAATGGCAATGGGCGTCGGGTAGCGCATAACGACAATGTAGGATGACACCACAAAG
It encodes:
- a CDS encoding YceI family protein, yielding MKKLGVLLLALQSSVLVAAELKLDNSESALNFVSTKNAQVAEVLSFDNLQGSVDTSTGKANIGIDLSSVNTGIDIRDERMRTYLFDTANNSQATFTATVDMATLQDLKAGEQSVVKLEGELNLAGQSNSVAIDADVTRLTGGGYQVATRAPVILKVDAFGLTPGVAKLQELAGLNSISVAVPVTFSVVFR